One Streptomyces umbrinus genomic window, TCGAGGAGTCGCTGACATCCGGCCCGAGGGCCCTCGGAGACCACCTGGACCCGTCCGTCCCCCAAATTGAGAGCAAAACCACTCAGGCCGCCGATCTCCAGCGCCTTAGCCCGTGTGTACCAGCGGAAACCCACACCTTGGACCCGTCCGCGTACCCACGCGACCAGCCTTACATCCTCGCTCATGGCTGCACGCTAACCGGCCAAATGCTCTCGGAGCACTTCCTCCCCTTGCGCCATGGGGTACCGTCCCGACCCAATGAGCCTCACTCGTTCGGGTGAGGAACGTTGACCGCAAGGATGAGGAAGGCCAGGAGATGGGACGCCACCGACGCTCCGCCGCCGGCCGCGCCGCCACAGGCCGCGCCACCGGGGTCACACAAACGTACGATACATACGCGGGCGGTTACGCGGCGGCAGACTCGGGTGATTACGCAGGTGAAGGCGACTACGCGACCGCGGGTGACCACCTGACCGCCGGGGACTACCTGAACGGCAGCCCCTACGCGACCGCGGGCATGTACGACTCGCCGGGCGGCATTCACGAGACCGGCGACCTCTACTCGAAGAGCGACACCTACCTCTTCGCCGCGGATCCCGCCGCCCACGCCACGACCGGCTACGCGCCGGACGGCGGCGCCGGCCGCGGCCACCGCCGCCGCAAGAAGAACGTGACGCCCGTACGCACCGGTCTGCTCGGTGTCTCGGCCGCCGTCGCGATGGGTGCCGTCGCGGTCGCCTCCGGGCTGATCCCGGGCAGCGACAGCCTCTCGATCGGCGGCGGCAACGCGGACAAGGTCCGCGCCCAGGACTCACCGAGCGACGTGCAGACCCAGGGCGGCACGGACGGCACCACGGACGACCGCGAGGACTCGGGCACGAGCCGTGACCTGGAGCGCTCCGCGTCTCCGACGGTCTCGCCGACGAAGGCCCCGGAGAAGACCGAGAAGAAGACTCCCTCCGCGAAGCCGTCGACGAAGGCTCCGGTCAAGGAGAAGCCGAAGACCGAGCCGACCACGAAGGCGCCGGAGAAGAAGGCACCCGAGACGGCTCCGTCGAAGGCGGTGTCCACCGCGTCCAAGGCCGAGGCCGAGGTGTTGTCGCTGGTCAACGAGGAGCGGGCGAAGGCCGGCTGCAGCCCGGTGACCGCTTCCAGCACGCTGGCCGCGCTGGCCGAGTCCTTCAGCGAGGACATGGCCGCGCGGGGCTTCTTCGACCACACGGACCCGAGCGGGGCCTCCCCCTGGGACCGCGCCGAGAAGCTCGGCATCGCGAACCTCGGCGGGGAGAACATCGCCCGCGGCCAGGCCGACGCCGCCGCGGTGATGGAGGCCTGGATGAACAGCCCCGGCCACCGCGCGAACATCCTGAACTGCGACTTCAAGACCCTGGGCGTCGGCGCGCACTTCGCGTCGGGCGGCCCCTGGTGGACGCAGGACTTCGGCTATTAGCCACGTAGAACCTCGGAGGGGGCGCTAGCTAAAAGTTAGCGCCCCCTCTTCGGTTTGCGCTGCGGCGAGTATTCTGGGCGCATGGACCTGACGGAACAGCCGACCTTCGAGTTCGACGTGTTCTCCAAGGCGTGCCCGTCCCGGGGCACGCTGGAGCACGTCACGGGGCGCTGGGGCGCGCTCACGCTGGGGGCGCTGTACGAGGGTTCGTTCCGTTTCAACGAACTGCGCCGGCGCGTGGACGGCGTCAGCGAGAAGATGCTGTCCCAGACCCTCCACGCGCTGGAGCGCGACGGCCTGGTGCACCGCGAGGCCCAGCCGACGAATCCCCCGCGGGTGGACTACGAGCTGACGCCGCTGGGCCGCGAGGTCGCCGAGCGGCTGCTGTCCCTCATCCACTTCGTGCAGGGGCGCATGGACGACGTACTGGGAGCGCGCGAACGTTACGACACGGCGCGCGGGGGACGCTGACAACGCGGGCAGAAGTAGCTGGACCGGTTCATCCAGGGCCTGCGCCGCATCAGGGTGCCGCAGCGCCGGCACGGCTCGCCCTCCCTGCCGTACGCGTCGAGCGAGCGGTCGAAGTAGCCCGACTCCCCGTTCACGTTGACGTAGAGGCTGTCGAAGCTGGTGCCGCCGACGGCGAGGGCGGCGTTCATCACATCCCGTACGTGGCCCAGGAGTTCGGCCGTGCGCGGGCGCGTGAACCCGGTGGTGGGACGCTCGTAGTGCAACCGCGCACGCCAAAGCGCCTCGTCCGCATAGATGTTGCCGACGCCGCTGATCAACGACTGGTCCAGCAGGGCGCGTTTGACGGTCGTACGCCGACGCCGCAGCGCCTCGTGGAACGCGTCGTCGTCGAACAGCGGGTCCAGGGGATCACGGGCGATGTGCGCGATGACGTCGGGCAGCCCGTCTGGCGTCGTCTCGTGCAACGACAGCCCGCCGAAGGTCCGTTGGTCGACGAAGCGGAGTTCGGTGTGGAGGGCGTCCTCGAACCGGACCCGGATGCGCAGATGCTTCTCGTCGGCGGCGTCCTGCGGCTGGACGAGGAGCTGCCCGCTCATCCCGAGGTGCGCGAGAACGGCGCTCGGGGAGTCCGCGAGCGGCAGCCAGAGGTACTTGCCGCGACGCTGGGGCAGCCCGATCCGGTGCCCCTTGAGCCGGGCCCCGAAGTCCTCACCGCCCGCGATGTGCCGGCGCACCGCACGCGGATGCAGCACCTGGACGTCGGCGACGATCCGTCCGCTGACCCAGCGCTCGAGGCCCCGTCGTACGACCTCGACCTCGGGCAGTTCGGGCACGGCTTCTCCTCCGGATGCGTGGGCCGATGACTCGGGCGCCCCCGACTCGGGCCGCGCGTCCGCAGCGTACCGCCGGCGCCCCCGAACACGATCGCCCGCCCCCTCGAACAGGGGACGGGCGATCGGTCACAGCACTGAACTGCGGATCGGTCAGGCGGAAGCGGCGTCGGATGCCGCCGTCGAGGGGGCCTCGACGGCCTCCTCGGCCGCCACGACTTCCTCAACTGCCGCGGACGCTTCGGCTGCCGCGGATGCCTCGGCCTCCACGGCGGCCTTGGCCGCTGCGGACGCCTCGGCTTCCTTCGCGGCCTTCGCCACCTTCGCGCGTTCGTCCGCGGCGGAGCGGATCGCACGCCACGCGGACTCCGCGGCCTGCTGCTCCGCCTCCTTCTTGCTGCGGCCGGTGCCGGTGCCGTACGAGACGCCTCCGACGCGGGCAGCAGCAGTGAAGGTCTTCTCGTGGTCCGGGCCGGTCTCGGTGACCAGGTACTCGGGCACGCCGAGCCCCTCGGTCGCCGTGAGCTCCTGGAGACTGGTCTTCCAGTCCAGGCCCGCTCCCAGATTCGAGGATTTCTCGATCAGCGGGTCGAAGAGGCGGTGGACGAGTTCGCCCGCCGCGTCGAGACCCTGGTCGAGATAGACAGCGCCGATCACCGCTTCAAGGGTGTCGGCGAGGATGGACGCCTTGTCCCGGCCGCCCGTGCCCTCTTCGCCCCGGCCGAGCCGGATGAAGGAGCCGAGTTCGAGCCCGCGGCCCACCTCCGCAAGCGCACGCGAGTTGACCACCGCGGCCCGCAGCTTGGCCAGTTGGCCTTCAGGCAGGTCGGGGTGGGTTCGGTACAGCGTGTCCGTGACCACGAGGCCGAGCACGGAGTCCCCGAGGAACTCCAGGCGCTCGTTCGTGGGCAGACCGCCGTTCTCGTACGCGTACGAACGGTGGGTCAGTGCACGCACCAGAAGGGCGGACTCGAGCTTGTACCCGAGCCGCCCTTCCAGAAGCGTGTGGGACGAGGCTGTGTTGTCCGCCTTTTTCTTGGCGTTTACGTCCGCCTTGGCGTCAGACATGAAGCCTCTCACCAGCCGCTCAGACCTCGAGGACCTGGCGCTTGTTGTAGGTGCCGCAAGCAGGGCAGGCGATGTGCTGCTGCTTGGGCTCGTGGCAGCGCTCGCACGCAACCAGGGTGGGGACCGCAGCCTTCCACTGCGACCGGCGGTGGCGCGTGTTGCTGCGCGACATCTTCCGCTTCGGAACAGCCACGGCTACTTCTCCTGCTTCTCGTTGGCGCGCGCCGATCGAGGCGCTTCGCCACTCATCTCGTCCTTCTCGCCATCTTCGAGTGAACCGGCGAGTCCCTGCAGTGCCGCCCAACGGATGTCGACGGCGTCGTGGTGGTGGTCCGG contains:
- a CDS encoding acylphosphatase; protein product: MSEDVRLVAWVRGRVQGVGFRWYTRAKALEIGGLSGFALNLGDGRVQVVSEGPRAGCQRLLDWLQGDDTPGRVDGVTEIWDTPRGGYDGFAIR
- a CDS encoding CAP domain-containing protein; this translates as MGRHRRSAAGRAATGRATGVTQTYDTYAGGYAAADSGDYAGEGDYATAGDHLTAGDYLNGSPYATAGMYDSPGGIHETGDLYSKSDTYLFAADPAAHATTGYAPDGGAGRGHRRRKKNVTPVRTGLLGVSAAVAMGAVAVASGLIPGSDSLSIGGGNADKVRAQDSPSDVQTQGGTDGTTDDREDSGTSRDLERSASPTVSPTKAPEKTEKKTPSAKPSTKAPVKEKPKTEPTTKAPEKKAPETAPSKAVSTASKAEAEVLSLVNEERAKAGCSPVTASSTLAALAESFSEDMAARGFFDHTDPSGASPWDRAEKLGIANLGGENIARGQADAAAVMEAWMNSPGHRANILNCDFKTLGVGAHFASGGPWWTQDFGY
- a CDS encoding winged helix-turn-helix transcriptional regulator gives rise to the protein MDLTEQPTFEFDVFSKACPSRGTLEHVTGRWGALTLGALYEGSFRFNELRRRVDGVSEKMLSQTLHALERDGLVHREAQPTNPPRVDYELTPLGREVAERLLSLIHFVQGRMDDVLGARERYDTARGGR
- the mutM gene encoding bifunctional DNA-formamidopyrimidine glycosylase/DNA-(apurinic or apyrimidinic site) lyase, with the translated sequence MPELPEVEVVRRGLERWVSGRIVADVQVLHPRAVRRHIAGGEDFGARLKGHRIGLPQRRGKYLWLPLADSPSAVLAHLGMSGQLLVQPQDAADEKHLRIRVRFEDALHTELRFVDQRTFGGLSLHETTPDGLPDVIAHIARDPLDPLFDDDAFHEALRRRRTTVKRALLDQSLISGVGNIYADEALWRARLHYERPTTGFTRPRTAELLGHVRDVMNAALAVGGTSFDSLYVNVNGESGYFDRSLDAYGREGEPCRRCGTLMRRRPWMNRSSYFCPRCQRPPRAVS
- the rnc gene encoding ribonuclease III, with the protein product MSDAKADVNAKKKADNTASSHTLLEGRLGYKLESALLVRALTHRSYAYENGGLPTNERLEFLGDSVLGLVVTDTLYRTHPDLPEGQLAKLRAAVVNSRALAEVGRGLELGSFIRLGRGEEGTGGRDKASILADTLEAVIGAVYLDQGLDAAGELVHRLFDPLIEKSSNLGAGLDWKTSLQELTATEGLGVPEYLVTETGPDHEKTFTAAARVGGVSYGTGTGRSKKEAEQQAAESAWRAIRSAADERAKVAKAAKEAEASAAAKAAVEAEASAAAEASAAVEEVVAAEEAVEAPSTAASDAASA
- the rpmF gene encoding 50S ribosomal protein L32; this encodes MAVPKRKMSRSNTRHRRSQWKAAVPTLVACERCHEPKQQHIACPACGTYNKRQVLEV